Genomic DNA from Clostridia bacterium:
ACTCGCCTGGAGCTGAACCGGACCCCGGCTAATCCGTCCGGCATTGGCGATAGCCGCTAGCAAAGCCAGGTGGTTCCAATAAGCCGCCCACGCCGGCGACAGCACCCCAGCCAGACTCAAGGCCATGCCGCTCAAGTTAAAGCCCTTGGCTACGGTTAATCCTTGGGCGCCGATCCTTTTTGCTTCCAAGGCCCGGTCAAAAAGTTCCAAGAGCCCCGCCGGGCCGGTCTCTAAAACCAGTCCCGCCTGAACCCGGACCGCCGCCGGAGCTTCCCTGAAGCTGATGCCCAGGTCAGCTCTTCTTAGCGCCGCTATGTCCTGCCGGGCCACTCCCACATAACCAACGCTTAGACCCTGCTGGCACCAGCTCTCCACGGCCTGGTAGCGGGAGGAAGAGTCTGCCAGCTCTACTCCCCAATCTTGCGCTCGAGCCTCTACCCTAGCCTTGAGGCTTTCGCTGGCCCCAGCCACAGCCAGGCCCACCTTGCTTATGCCTCGTTTCTTAAGGCCAACCACCAAGGCTTTCATGGCCGCAGCGTCCAGCTCGTGGCCGGGTAGGGCAACGATCTCTGGCCCTAGAAGCAGGGCATCGACGCACCCGGCCTTGGCCAGCGCCCCCGTCCGATACACCTTCAATCCTCGGCGGGAAGCCCTGACTGTAGCCAAGCTGTAGGTAGCCGGCCCGGCCAGCACCGCTGCTGCCGGCACCGACGATAAAAGCACCGCCAGGGCACGATCGGGCCTCCGGGATAAGGCATAGGTCAAAAGGGCTACCCCTCCGGTCCTAGCGGTTTCTTTCTCGGCATAAACCTGGGCATCGAATAGGGTGCGAACGCAAGGCGCAGGGTAAGCCTTAGCTTCTACCTGCGCTTTGGCTTCTGCTTCTGCCTCGGCTTCAATGGTGGGCTCCAGGCTCCGCACGTCTCCCGGGAACAGGTGGGCTTCTTCCCTTTCGATAGCTTCGGCTGCCGTCCGCCGCGAACCGATAATCACCAAGCTTTCAGCCAAAGCAAGCAAGTTTTCCAGCCAAACCGCCAACAGCGCCAGGGCGTTCCGGTTGAGAGTAATCAAAATCAGGTTGGCCAGGGCCAAGAGAAGGTCGTAATTAATCCGGCCGCGGGCCAACTGTCCCAAGCCACTTTTTAGTTGGGGATAACCGGAAATGATGCTTATCAGAGCCGAGAGGTTAAACCAGTACGGCGGGGAAGGCGCCGCCAATAGAGTCCCGGTCAGGGCCACCTGGGCAATCTGTAGCTTCAGCGGACGGTTCTCCGGCTCCCATGGCGACGAGGCGGGGACTCGGCCAGCTCCTGCCCCTACGGATGCACCGGTGGCCGCTGGAGCAGATTGGCCAGCAGCGCCTACCAACTTTTGTACCGCCGCCGCCAGCTCATCCCCGATCTTCGCGCCCAAAGGATCCAGGTTCGCCCGTATGCCTAAAGCAGCCTGGCTTCGGCCCGGGCCAGCAGCCTTTGTAGCGCTAGGGACATAGTGGAAGGTCAAAGATCGGGCCCAAGGGTTGGCTTCGATCCGCTCCACTGGCCAGCGCTGGGCTACCTGGGCCGCTACCGCCTCCATGGCCACCTTATTTAACCGTAATGCAATGACAAAACGGACTCGACCGGGAAGATAGTGGGCGAGCTCCACCACCTGCGGATGCGCCTTTGCCAAAACCAATCTCCCTTCCCTGCCAGGCGGTTTCAATTGGGCTAAGTCTTAGTATGCCAGCCGCCGGCCCAGTTATGTGCATGCCCATAACTGGGAGCCCTTCGGTTTGGGTAGCTCGAGAAGAACACATAGCCGGGATCGAGAATTAGGCCATCAATGAAGCTAAACCGAGGGGCCATAACACAACCGAGGATGACAATTCGAGCGATCCAGGATAGAATAATTAAGAGTAAGAGCAATGGGGCCACAGCCTAAAACCGGCCTACAATAAGTTAAGTTGGGAAAGGAATCGGAAATGACGACAGCAAAAGAAGCTAAGAAAAAAGGACGCATACTGACTGGGGATCGACCCACCGGGAAACTGCACTTGGGCCATTATGCAGGCAGCCTGGTAAACCGGGTGCGCTTGCAGGATGATTATGACACCTTTTTAATTATTGCCGATGTCCAGGCGCTTACCACCAATTTTGAGGAACCGGAGAAGCTAGCCCAAGATGTCCGGGAGGTGGCCCTGGATTACCTGGCGGCGGGCATTGATCCTAATAAATGCACTATTTTTGTCCAATCCCTAGTACCCGAAATCGCCGAGCTGACCGTCTTCTATTCCATGTTGGTCACCGTCAACGTGCTGCGCCACAATCCCACCATCAAGACCGAGGCTGCCCAAAGAGGGTACACCGACATGACCTACGGTTTTCTGGGCTACCCGGTTAGCCAAGCCGCCGACATTACTTTCTGCAAGGCCAACCTGGTGCCGGTGGGGGAGGACCAATTGCCCCATATTGAATTGACCCGTAAGATCGTCCGGCGTTTTAACAGCCTCTATGCCCCAGTGCTGGTAGAGCCTGAGGCATTGGTAGGGGAAGTGCCACGGCTAATGGGCTTGGATGGGGCGGCCAAGATGAGCAAGTCGCTGGACAATGCCGTCAACCTTTCCGACCCAGCGGAAGAAGTGGAGCGCAAGGTTAAAAATGCCGTAACCGATCCGGCCCGGATTCGCGCCACCGACCCCGGGCACCCGGATATCTGTACCGTCTTTCACTATCACCAAGCCTTCGCTAAGGAGGTCATTCCCGAAATCGAGGATTCCTGCAAGAAGGGTGGCATCGGCTGTGTCGCTTGCAAGAAGCGGTTGGCCGATACCATAAATGCCTTGCTGGAACCGATGCGAGAAAGGCGGGCCAAGTACGAAGCTAACCCCAAACTGGTGGATGAAATCCTGATGGCAGGCACCGAGCGGGCCCGAGCCGTAGCCAAAGAGACTCTGGGCCAGGTCCGCGAGGCCATGAAGATCAATTACTTCCACCCGGCCTAACCTTAAGCGAGGGTGGGAAGGTGACTTTCCTAATCGGGAACAAATGAAGGCCATCAATGCTGTACTTGAGCAATGAGTCACATACATACACCAGGGCCCCGAGGCCTTTGGCCTCGGGGCCCTGTCAACTATTCTCTGGCAGCGACCTACTCTCCCGGGATAACCCAGTACCATCGGCGCTGGAGGGCTTAACTTCCGTGTTCGGGATGGGAACGGGTGTTTCCCCTCCGCCATGGCCGCCAGAAACTTGCTCCCTCAAAACCGCATAGCATCTGGTCAAGCCCTCGACCTATTAGTACCGGTCCGCTTAAGGAGTTGCCCCCCTTACACTTCCGGCCTATCTACCTGGTAGTCTTCCAGGGGTCTTACCCGGTTAACCCGGTGGGAAACCTAATCTTGAGGCAGGCTTCGCGCTTAGATGCTTTCAGCGCTTATCCCTTCCGGACATGGCTACCCAGCGGTGCCCCGGGCGGGACAACTGGTACACCAGCGGTCCGTCCACCCCGGTCCTCTCGTACTAGGGGCAGACCCTCTCAAGTTTCCTGCGCCTGCGACGGATAGGGACCGAACTGTCTCACGACGTTCTGAACCCAGCTCACGTACCGCTTTAATGGGCGAACAGCCCAACCCTTGGGACCTACTTCAGCCCCAGGATGCGATGAGCCGACATCGAGGTGCCAAACCTCCCCGTCGATGTGGACTCTTGGGGGAGATAAGCCTGTTATCCCCGGGGTAGCTTTTATCCGTTGAGCGATGGCCCTTCCACTCGGAACCACCGGATCACTAAGCCCGACTTTCGTCCCTGCTCGAGGTGTCCCTCTCGCAGTCAAGCCCGTTTATGCCTTTATACTCTAACGCGCGATTCCCAACCGCGCTGAACGGACCTTAGGACGCCTCCGTTACCTTTTGGGAGGCGACCGCCCCAGTCAAACTGCCCACCTGACACTGTCCCCGAGCCGGGTGACGGCTTTGGGTTAGAACTTCAGCACTCCAAGGGTGGTATCCCAAGGGCGGCTCCACCGGGACTGGCGTCCCGGCTTCGGTGCCTCCCACCTATCCTGTACATGGAGAACCAAAATTCAATGTCAGGCTACAGTAAAGCTCCACGGGGTCTTTCTGTCCTGTCGCAGGTAACCCGCATCTTCACGGGTACTACAATTTCACCAAGCCCCTCGTCGAGACAGCGCCCAGATCGTTACGCCTTTCGTGCGGGTCGGAACTTACCCGACAAGGAATTTCGCTACCTTAGGACCGTTATAGTTACGGCCGCCGTTTACTGGGGCTTCGGTTCAGAGCTTCGGTTTCCCTAACCCTTCCCCTTAACCTTCCAGCACCGGGCAGGCGTCAGCACCTATACATCGGGTTTCCCCTTAGCAGGCACCTGTGTTTTTGGTAAACAGTCGCCTGGGCCTGGTCTCTGCGGCCCCTTCGGGCAGGCATAAGCCTTTATGCCCACCCTAACGGGGCACCCCTTCTCCCGAAGTTACGGGGTCATTTTGCCGAGTTCCTTGACGAAGGTTCTCTTGCGCGCCTTAGGATTCTCTCCTCGCCTACCTGTGTCGGTTTGCGGTACGGGCGCCAGCACCCTGGTTAGAGGCTTTTCTAGGCAGCGGGGGATCGGCCAGTTCGCTACTTAAATTTCGCTCCCCGTCACCTCTCGGGCTTAGTGGAAGGCGGATTTTCCTGCCTTCCGCCCTACAGGCTTGGACGCACACGACCAACGGTGCGCTGGGCCTACCCTTCTGCGTCACCCCATCCTCATGGCGGGTAACTGGCGGCATCGGAATATCAACCGATTGCCCATCGCCTACGCTTTACGCCTCGGCTTAGGTCCCGGCTTACCCTGGGCGGACGAGCCTTCCCCAGGAAACCTAAGGCTTTCGGCGGGCAGGATTCTCACCTGCCTTCTCGCTTACTCATGCCGGCATTCTCACTGCCCCGGGCTCCACCACTCCTTCCGGTATGGCTTCTGTGCCCGGGGTACGCTCCCCTACCACCCCGGTATATACCGGGATCCAGAGCTTCGGTGGCGGGCTTTAGCCCCGTTACATTTTCGGCGCAAAGTCACTCGACCAGTGAGCTATTACGCACTCTTTAAATGATGGCTGCTTCTAAGCCAACATCCTGGTTGTTTTAGCGACCTTACATCCTTTCCCACTTAGCCCGCACTTGGGGACCTTAGCTGCTGGTCTGGGCTGTTTCCCTTTTGACCACGAAGCTTATCCCCCGTAGTCTGACTCCCAAGGAGCAATTGGCAGCATTCGCAGTTTGAAAAGGTTCGGTAACGTGGTTTACGCCCCTAGCCTTTTCAGAGCTCTACCTCCGCCAATCTCCCTTGAGGCTAGCCCTAAAGCTATTTCGGGGAGAACCAGCTATTTCCGGGTTCGATTGGCATTTCACCCCTACCCACAGGTCATCCGCCGACTTTTCAACGCCGGTCGGTTCGGGCCTCCACGGAACTTTACTCCCGCTTCACCCTGCCCATGGGTAGATCACCCGGTTTCGGGTCTACGGCAACGAACTGGCGCCCTTTCGGACTCGCTTTCGCTGCGGCTCCGGGTATACCCTTAACCTCGCTCGCTACCGTAACTCGCCGGCCCGTTCTACAAAAAGTACGCCATCAGCCCGCCCAGAACTCAATGAGGGCTGGGCATGGGCCTCTGACTGCTTGTAGGCACACGGTTTCAGGTTCTATTTCACTCCCCTCCCGGGGTGCTTTTCACCTTTCCCTCACGGTACTATCCGCTATCGGTCGCCAGGAGTATTTAGCCTTGGAAGGTGGTCCTCCCATCTTCCCGCGGGATTCCTCGTGCCCCGCGGTACTCGGGATAGCCCTCGGGGAGACCGGACCCTTTCGCCTACGGGGCTTTTACCCTCTGTGGCCGGCCTTTCCAGGCCGCTTCGGCTAGGGTGCGGTTTTTTGACTCCCCCGGAGACTGGCAGATCTCCGAAGAGGGCTTCCCAAAACCCCCCTGGAAAAACGGCTGCCACCTTACAGTCCAGGGGTTTGGGCTCTTCCCCGTTCGCTCGCCGCTACTTAGGGAATCTCGTTTTGATTTCTTTTCCTCGGGGTACTAAGATGTTTCAGTTCCCCCGGTGGGCCCCCCGCCCCTATGGATTCAGGACGGGGTAGGGCGGTTTTACCGCCCTGGGTTTCCCCATTCGGGCATCCCCGGGTCAAAGCCTGCTTGCGGCTCACCGAGGCTTATCGCAGCTTGCCACGCCCTTCATCGCCTCCTGGCGCCAAGGCATCCACCGTGCGCCCTTTGTAACTTGACCAGATGCTATACAGTTTTCAAAGAGCAA
This window encodes:
- the trpS gene encoding tryptophan--tRNA ligase, with the translated sequence MTTAKEAKKKGRILTGDRPTGKLHLGHYAGSLVNRVRLQDDYDTFLIIADVQALTTNFEEPEKLAQDVREVALDYLAAGIDPNKCTIFVQSLVPEIAELTVFYSMLVTVNVLRHNPTIKTEAAQRGYTDMTYGFLGYPVSQAADITFCKANLVPVGEDQLPHIELTRKIVRRFNSLYAPVLVEPEALVGEVPRLMGLDGAAKMSKSLDNAVNLSDPAEEVERKVKNAVTDPARIRATDPGHPDICTVFHYHQAFAKEVIPEIEDSCKKGGIGCVACKKRLADTINALLEPMRERRAKYEANPKLVDEILMAGTERARAVAKETLGQVREAMKINYFHPA